The Microbulbifer hydrolyticus genome has a segment encoding these proteins:
- the dnaN gene encoding DNA polymerase III subunit beta, producing MKFSVSRDALVKPLQLVAGVVEKRQTLPVLANVLLQLQGQELSLTGTDLEVEIVGRLQLDQPAEMEGEVTVPARKLLDICRSLPDGSELKFERDGERLVLRSGRSRFQLSTLPASDFPNQEETTAQSRFSISQREIRRLIEATGFAMAQQDVRYYLNGLLLECRPQQLRAVATDGHRLALCDRDAPGLNVESPIQAIVPRKGVLELARLLEDTDASAEVVLGNNHIRVNSGPFTFTSKLVDGKFPDYERVLPRGTGNEVFADRVALRQAFQRAAILSNEKYRGVRLQLSEGLLQIVANNPEQEEAEEQLVVDYHGDPLEIGFNVGYLLDVTAAIHSDQIRVGLGDANSSALLQQPEEGDAVYVIMPMRL from the coding sequence ATGAAATTCAGCGTAAGCCGCGATGCCCTGGTAAAACCCCTGCAGCTGGTAGCGGGTGTGGTTGAGAAGCGCCAGACCCTGCCCGTGCTGGCGAATGTACTGCTGCAACTGCAGGGCCAGGAGCTCTCCCTTACCGGTACCGACCTTGAGGTGGAGATCGTCGGTCGTCTGCAACTGGACCAACCGGCCGAGATGGAGGGGGAGGTTACTGTTCCGGCGCGCAAGCTGCTCGATATTTGTCGCTCCTTGCCGGACGGTTCCGAGTTGAAGTTCGAGCGCGATGGCGAGCGTCTTGTTCTGCGTAGCGGCCGCAGCCGGTTCCAGTTGTCGACACTTCCGGCGAGCGATTTCCCGAATCAGGAAGAAACCACCGCGCAGAGCCGGTTCAGTATCTCCCAGCGCGAGATCCGCCGCTTGATTGAAGCCACCGGTTTTGCCATGGCGCAGCAGGATGTCCGCTACTACCTGAATGGACTGTTGCTTGAGTGTCGTCCGCAGCAGCTACGCGCAGTAGCGACAGATGGCCACCGTCTCGCGCTGTGCGACCGGGACGCGCCGGGGCTCAATGTCGAATCGCCGATACAGGCCATCGTGCCGCGCAAGGGGGTTCTCGAGCTGGCGCGCCTGCTGGAGGATACGGACGCAAGTGCGGAGGTTGTGCTCGGTAATAATCACATCCGCGTAAACAGCGGTCCCTTTACATTCACCTCCAAGCTGGTCGACGGCAAGTTCCCTGACTACGAGCGGGTGCTGCCGCGCGGTACCGGGAATGAAGTTTTTGCGGACCGTGTTGCCCTGCGTCAGGCGTTCCAGCGCGCTGCGATTCTGTCGAATGAGAAATATCGTGGTGTTCGTTTGCAGCTTTCCGAAGGGTTGCTGCAGATCGTAGCCAACAACCCGGAGCAGGAAGAGGCGGAAGAGCAATTGGTTGTCGATTACCACGGTGATCCGCTCGAGATCGGCTTTAACGTCGGCTACCTGCTGGATGTGACTGCGGCGATCCATAGCGACCAGATACGCGTCGGTCTTGGCGATGCCAACAGCAGTGCGCTGTTGCAGCAGCCGGAAGAGGGCGACGCGGTGTATGTAATCATGCCCATGCGCCTGTGA